Proteins encoded in a region of the Inquilinus sp. KBS0705 genome:
- a CDS encoding APC family permease: MKELHVANHKLNELQATSICGNDISSSCLYVSALTIAYAGQYAWISLLIVALVLFLFRRIYGEVVGALPLNGGAYNVLLNTASKRTASFAACLTILSYMATAVISAYEAMFYFHDIVHSLPLIPATIMILLIFMMLAIIGIGESALVAVIIFITHLASLSLLVLTCCWFLFNNGLAIFQANWVMPVTSGGLITALFLGFSAAMLGISGFESSANFVEEQQEGVFTKTLRNMWWVVSFFNPVIALLALSIIPMVSINNHRESLLSFMGQTAGGGWLSYIISIDAVLVLSGAVLTSYVGVTGLAERITLDRILPNFFLAKNRRGVNYRIVIGFFLLCVSILLVTKGNLANLAGVYTFSFLLVMALFGVGNLLLKVKRSKLPRLEYAPVISVVIAIAFVIAAFLGNIELNLLSFYVFIQYLVPAMLFILIMLNRARILRWLIYSVKHVSVPLRNLVLKNFRLHRSLVKLNAQELVFFTRGDNVSILNRVMIYVEENESTMRLKIVHIINSLSNNESLKKDIEVLDRAYPDIDIEFVEIEGKFGPDIIDELSQKWEIPKNFMFIGAPSDKFPYHVSELGGVRLIM; encoded by the coding sequence ATGAAAGAACTACATGTTGCCAACCATAAACTTAATGAATTACAGGCAACATCGATCTGTGGTAATGATATCAGTTCTTCCTGTCTTTATGTATCCGCGCTGACCATTGCTTATGCCGGGCAATATGCCTGGATATCGCTTTTGATTGTTGCGCTGGTTTTATTTCTTTTTCGCCGAATTTACGGTGAAGTAGTTGGTGCCTTGCCATTGAACGGCGGAGCCTACAATGTACTGCTAAACACGGCATCGAAACGTACAGCTTCTTTTGCCGCCTGCTTAACTATTCTATCCTACATGGCTACGGCGGTAATCTCTGCTTATGAGGCGATGTTTTATTTTCATGACATCGTTCATTCCCTGCCACTCATCCCGGCAACAATAATGATCCTTTTAATTTTTATGATGCTCGCCATAATCGGTATTGGCGAGTCTGCATTAGTCGCCGTGATCATTTTTATAACGCATTTAGCTTCTTTGAGCTTGTTGGTGTTAACCTGTTGCTGGTTTCTTTTTAACAATGGCTTAGCCATCTTTCAGGCTAATTGGGTTATGCCTGTAACATCCGGTGGATTAATAACGGCGTTGTTTCTCGGTTTTTCTGCAGCCATGCTGGGAATATCCGGTTTTGAAAGCTCAGCCAATTTTGTCGAGGAGCAACAGGAAGGCGTTTTTACAAAAACACTGCGCAATATGTGGTGGGTCGTTAGTTTCTTCAATCCGGTTATCGCCTTGCTCGCCCTTAGCATTATCCCGATGGTTTCCATTAATAACCACCGGGAGTCGCTGCTTTCTTTTATGGGGCAAACTGCGGGTGGTGGCTGGTTAAGCTATATTATCTCTATTGACGCCGTTTTGGTTTTAAGCGGGGCAGTTTTAACCTCTTATGTGGGTGTCACAGGGCTTGCAGAACGCATTACGTTGGACAGGATACTCCCAAACTTTTTTTTGGCTAAAAATCGAAGAGGCGTAAACTACCGCATCGTCATCGGCTTTTTTCTCCTCTGTGTATCTATCCTGCTGGTAACAAAAGGGAACTTAGCCAACCTGGCCGGGGTTTACACCTTTTCATTTTTACTGGTAATGGCGCTGTTCGGTGTAGGTAATTTATTGCTTAAAGTTAAAAGAAGCAAACTTCCCCGGCTGGAATATGCACCTGTCATTTCCGTGGTCATCGCTATAGCTTTTGTTATTGCGGCTTTCTTGGGTAATATCGAACTTAACCTGCTATCATTTTACGTATTTATTCAATACCTGGTACCTGCAATGCTATTCATTCTGATTATGCTGAATCGGGCGCGGATACTCAGGTGGCTAATTTATTCGGTCAAGCATGTAAGTGTTCCGCTGCGAAACCTGGTCTTAAAGAATTTTCGTCTCCACCGCTCTCTGGTAAAACTCAATGCGCAGGAACTGGTATTTTTTACCCGTGGCGATAATGTTTCGATCTTAAACAGGGTAATGATCTATGTGGAAGAAAATGAATCGACCATGCGGCTAAAGATCGTGCATATTATCAACAGTCTAAGTAATAACGAAAGTTTAAAAAAAGATATAGAAGTGCTGGACAGGGCTTACCCCGACATAGATATTGAGTTTGTAGAGATTGAAGGCAAATTTGGCCCGGATATCATCGATGAACTTTCCCAGAAATGGGAAATTCCAAAAAATTTCATGTTCATTGGTGCTCCCAGCGACAAATTTCCTTACCACGTTTCAGAATTGGGAGGCGTCAGGCTCATTATGTAA
- a CDS encoding universal stress protein, with translation MILMKNQIKNILVPVDLSKTSLNALNTGIQMAKRQKAQLHLLYVQDLMDYYPKMGRLTTLQPIMEDSWERNRKLLKKIVQSIRYSHEVNCSLEIVAGYKSVIIAEKAKELQIDVIVIGTEPDLSEQSYLIDSLPYKLLQNTISHVLIVPANKEVNAFDRIIFPVMSQENPIAKLQLSKSIIEKNNAVVTVVGIVKQQDLTLLKSIRDLSERIKRSLKMLAESVTRRSVYTLESAKEISDLSTVEKAKLIVLSGDTNRTLKEFFFGSFIQRMIRNTETAVLFVKGGNYAEKQSSETLKLAYVNISKLNHYAL, from the coding sequence ATGATTCTTATGAAAAATCAAATAAAAAATATCCTTGTACCCGTTGACCTTTCCAAAACCTCATTGAATGCTTTAAATACCGGCATTCAAATGGCAAAGCGGCAAAAAGCTCAATTGCATCTATTATACGTGCAAGACCTTATGGATTATTATCCTAAAATGGGCCGATTAACAACGTTGCAACCCATAATGGAAGACAGTTGGGAACGGAACCGTAAATTACTTAAAAAAATCGTTCAATCAATCAGATACAGTCATGAAGTCAATTGCAGCTTAGAAATTGTTGCTGGTTATAAAAGTGTGATAATTGCCGAAAAAGCCAAAGAATTACAAATAGATGTTATCGTTATAGGAACGGAACCTGATCTCTCTGAACAATCTTACCTGATTGATAGTCTGCCATATAAGCTGTTGCAAAACACGATAAGCCATGTACTGATCGTTCCAGCTAATAAAGAAGTGAATGCCTTCGATCGTATCATCTTTCCGGTAATGAGTCAGGAAAATCCGATCGCAAAACTGCAGCTCTCTAAAAGCATTATAGAAAAGAACAATGCGGTTGTAACTGTTGTAGGTATAGTAAAGCAACAGGATCTGACGCTATTAAAATCCATAAGAGATCTTTCAGAACGTATTAAACGCAGTCTCAAAATGTTAGCCGAATCAGTTACCAGGCGTTCTGTTTATACGTTAGAATCCGCTAAAGAGATATCCGACCTTTCGACGGTAGAAAAAGCGAAGTTGATCGTCTTAAGTGGTGATACCAATCGAACTTTAAAAGAGTTCTTTTTCGGTAGCTTCATCCAGCGTATGATTCGTAATACGGAAACAGCAGTACTGTTTGTCAAAGGCGGAAACTATGCAGAGAAACAATCATCAGAAACTTTAAAGTTGGCTTATGTCAACATCTCGAAATTAAACCATTACGCCTTATAA
- a CDS encoding mechanosensitive ion channel, with the protein MDIQKAYQLVSQKLATWMHDMIKLLPNIILSAIVLVIGFFIAKLIRKTAAKLVKRISQHAALNNLLVSIIYVTFIGLTIFTVLSILHLDTAVTSVLAGAGILGLALAFAFQDIAANFISGIFISFRSPIQVGDIVKIKDYMGKVEEINLRDTVIRTFQGQMVIIPNKDVFQNPIENFTLLGKRRMDLSVGISYGDDLEKVKQVTLRAVQGIKSLSPDDEITLFYTEFGDSSINYVIRLWVGTTEQRDFLDVKSQAIMRIKKAYDENDIMIPFPIRTMDFGIKGETPLAEMLKG; encoded by the coding sequence ATGGATATTCAAAAAGCTTATCAATTAGTTTCACAGAAACTGGCAACGTGGATGCACGATATGATCAAATTGCTGCCAAACATTATACTGTCGGCTATCGTGCTTGTCATTGGCTTCTTTATCGCAAAACTGATCAGAAAGACAGCAGCAAAATTAGTGAAAAGGATATCACAACATGCGGCGCTAAACAATCTGCTCGTATCAATCATCTATGTCACTTTTATTGGTCTCACTATCTTTACGGTATTGAGTATATTACACCTGGATACGGCGGTGACATCTGTTTTGGCTGGTGCCGGTATCCTTGGCCTGGCGCTTGCTTTTGCCTTTCAGGATATAGCTGCTAATTTCATTTCCGGAATATTCATTTCATTTCGCAGCCCAATCCAGGTGGGTGATATTGTTAAGATCAAAGATTACATGGGTAAAGTTGAGGAGATTAATTTGCGCGACACGGTAATTCGTACTTTTCAGGGCCAAATGGTTATCATTCCCAACAAAGATGTTTTTCAAAATCCAATAGAAAACTTTACCCTGTTAGGCAAAAGAAGAATGGATCTTTCTGTAGGCATCTCATACGGCGATGATCTTGAAAAGGTTAAACAAGTCACTCTGCGGGCGGTGCAGGGCATCAAGAGTCTTTCACCCGATGATGAGATCACGCTTTTTTATACCGAATTTGGTGATAGTTCCATCAACTATGTGATCAGGCTATGGGTCGGCACGACTGAGCAGAGGGATTTTCTAGACGTCAAAAGCCAGGCCATCATGCGTATTAAAAAGGCCTATGATGAAAATGATATTATGATACCTTTCCCTATACGTACGATGGATTTCGGGATAAAGGGAGAAACACCTTTGGCAGAAATGCTTAAGGGCTAA
- a CDS encoding DUF2147 domain-containing protein: MSTNRKSSFFPFVVTFISMFYFSAVVAQTTAASDRICGNWENQEKTLRIKVFKENNDFKAKIIWFSDTEGKPMNYWKDKRNPDPKLRNRTILGMSILRNLNYNPSKGTWENGKVYDSKHGKEWNASAAIDKGDYLKVRGYWHFKWIGKTMTFHRIP; the protein is encoded by the coding sequence ATGTCTACTAACCGTAAAAGCAGTTTCTTTCCTTTTGTTGTAACATTCATATCAATGTTTTATTTCTCTGCTGTTGTTGCCCAAACTACAGCAGCAAGCGACCGTATCTGCGGCAACTGGGAAAATCAAGAGAAAACACTTCGTATCAAGGTATTTAAGGAAAATAATGATTTCAAAGCAAAGATCATTTGGTTTAGCGATACCGAAGGCAAGCCAATGAACTACTGGAAGGATAAGCGTAATCCTGATCCCAAATTACGCAACCGTACCATCTTAGGCATGAGTATTTTAAGAAATTTAAATTACAATCCAAGCAAAGGCACGTGGGAAAACGGGAAGGTATATGATTCCAAACATGGAAAAGAATGGAACGCCTCTGCGGCCATTGATAAAGGAGACTACTTAAAAGTAAGGGGTTATTGGCACTTTAAGTGGATCGGAAAGACGATGACTTTCCACCGTATTCCATGA
- a CDS encoding AI-2E family transporter produces MNKVNDFLPRSVSTLLLLFLIFGGLYFSAGFLTPIALAGILAMLFLPFSRWMEKKGVNRTVAAVICVLTLILVVTAFLFLISWRVSNLQTNLDQIEQQFNKYVGQVQNFVNNSFGVSKQQQDQMLKKQGSSGASGAATYIAGFVATLLSSVTTAVLLLIYIFLFINSRAHFKKFLLKLVKPEDQANTKHIITQTTEVAQNYVSGLAKMIFCLWIMYSIGFSVVGVNNAIFFAILCGTLEIIPFVGNITGTGLTVLMALAQGGGSNMVISVLITYSLVQFIQSYILQPLVVGKDVDVSPLFTIMVLVLGEAVWGVGGMILAIPVLGMIKIVCDHVEPLKPYGYLIGNGEDGKKEKPVTEKIKSWFK; encoded by the coding sequence ATGAATAAAGTAAATGATTTCCTTCCACGCAGTGTATCAACACTGCTATTACTGTTCCTGATATTTGGAGGCCTGTATTTTTCAGCAGGGTTTTTAACTCCTATTGCGCTTGCGGGCATATTGGCTATGCTTTTCCTGCCCTTTAGCAGATGGATGGAGAAAAAAGGTGTTAACCGAACTGTGGCGGCGGTTATATGTGTGCTTACCCTTATTTTGGTAGTAACGGCGTTTCTTTTTCTTATAAGCTGGAGAGTTTCTAATTTGCAGACTAATCTGGATCAGATTGAACAACAATTCAATAAATATGTTGGGCAGGTACAAAATTTTGTTAATAATAGTTTTGGGGTATCAAAACAGCAACAGGATCAAATGCTGAAAAAGCAAGGATCATCCGGAGCAAGCGGTGCAGCAACCTATATAGCAGGGTTCGTCGCTACGTTGTTAAGCTCCGTGACTACTGCCGTTCTGTTACTAATTTATATATTTCTCTTTATTAATTCCCGGGCGCACTTTAAAAAGTTCCTGTTAAAATTGGTAAAGCCGGAAGATCAGGCAAATACAAAACATATCATTACGCAAACCACAGAAGTCGCTCAAAATTACGTTTCAGGACTTGCTAAAATGATTTTTTGCCTGTGGATAATGTATAGCATTGGTTTTTCCGTTGTAGGGGTTAACAATGCAATATTCTTTGCCATTCTTTGCGGAACATTAGAGATTATACCATTTGTAGGTAATATCACGGGCACAGGGCTTACCGTATTGATGGCATTGGCACAAGGCGGCGGTAGCAACATGGTAATTAGCGTATTGATCACTTATAGCCTGGTGCAGTTTATTCAAAGTTATATTCTGCAGCCGCTGGTTGTGGGTAAGGACGTAGATGTAAGCCCGCTGTTTACCATAATGGTGTTGGTTTTAGGTGAAGCAGTATGGGGCGTAGGTGGTATGATACTGGCTATTCCGGTCCTGGGAATGATAAAGATCGTTTGCGACCATGTTGAACCGTTAAAACCTTATGGCTACCTGATAGGAAATGGCGAGGATGGCAAAAAAGAAAAACCAGTGACCGAAAAAATAAAGTCCTGGTTCAAATAA
- a CDS encoding PDZ domain-containing protein → MNKVGLIVITAAVAGLVSFSTFKIMGSSNAAADNPADTGAQSIYFAKTPVGGRSTANTPEFTQAAALVTRSIVHIKVKLNREAGNDLYDPYYGSQQPASQVMASGSGVIFSKDGYIVTNNHVVEGATQIEVILTDKRIFPAKLIGRDPNTDLAVIRIATNDLQPIGIGNSDNVQIGEWVLAAGYPFSLNTTVTAGIVSAKERSIGIIGKPESGQPATASAMSSAVEAYIQTDAAINPGNSGGALVNTNGQLIGINAAIASQTGSYEGYGFAIPVNLAKKIVDDLIKYGTVKRGLLGVSFPSPATEDQFMIRQGIKPGSVQGAYVTDVQVNSAAAAGGLKPGDIIQQIDDAKIESSVELSERIARHNPGDELSLSVKRGDQTITTTVTLKSQEAAPEARKAADLPALSLQLGATFAPLSDAFKQHYRMTTGLAVTGVDPEGLFAQIGIQRGAIILSINGSRINSVNDMAAAFKVAGNGILRFECVTPDGSRIVFNLSLGA, encoded by the coding sequence ATGAACAAAGTTGGATTGATTGTGATCACCGCTGCTGTTGCAGGACTGGTGAGCTTCTCTACTTTTAAAATAATGGGGTCTTCCAATGCGGCGGCTGATAATCCAGCCGATACGGGAGCCCAATCCATTTACTTTGCCAAAACTCCGGTGGGCGGCCGGTCGACTGCAAATACCCCGGAATTTACGCAGGCAGCAGCACTTGTTACCCGGTCCATTGTTCACATTAAAGTAAAGTTAAATAGAGAAGCAGGCAATGATCTGTACGATCCCTACTATGGGTCTCAGCAACCTGCGTCGCAGGTTATGGCTTCAGGTTCAGGTGTTATCTTTAGTAAAGACGGTTACATCGTAACCAATAACCACGTAGTAGAAGGGGCTACGCAGATAGAGGTGATCTTAACTGACAAACGGATTTTCCCCGCAAAACTGATCGGACGCGACCCGAATACCGACCTGGCAGTTATCCGGATTGCCACTAATGATCTTCAACCCATCGGTATCGGCAACTCAGATAACGTACAGATTGGCGAATGGGTCTTAGCTGCGGGATATCCGTTTTCACTTAACACAACGGTGACCGCGGGCATTGTGAGCGCCAAAGAAAGAAGTATCGGCATCATTGGTAAGCCGGAAAGCGGCCAACCTGCCACAGCTTCGGCCATGAGTTCGGCTGTTGAAGCTTACATTCAAACCGATGCAGCTATCAACCCCGGCAACAGCGGCGGCGCTTTAGTAAATACCAATGGCCAGCTCATCGGTATCAATGCGGCCATTGCTTCACAAACCGGGAGTTACGAAGGCTACGGTTTTGCTATTCCGGTTAATCTGGCAAAAAAAATCGTGGACGACCTGATCAAATATGGCACGGTAAAACGCGGTTTATTGGGCGTAAGTTTTCCGTCACCCGCTACTGAAGATCAGTTCATGATAAGGCAAGGTATTAAACCAGGTAGCGTACAGGGCGCTTATGTGACTGATGTGCAGGTTAACAGTGCCGCTGCAGCAGGCGGCTTGAAACCGGGTGATATCATCCAGCAGATCGATGATGCGAAAATCGAATCATCCGTCGAATTATCCGAAAGGATTGCCAGGCACAATCCGGGCGATGAGCTTAGCCTTTCAGTAAAACGCGGAGATCAAACGATCACTACAACCGTTACGCTGAAGTCGCAGGAAGCAGCGCCAGAGGCTAGAAAAGCTGCTGATCTTCCTGCGTTATCATTACAGTTGGGCGCCACGTTTGCACCCTTGAGCGATGCTTTTAAACAGCATTACCGCATGACCACCGGTTTGGCCGTGACGGGCGTTGACCCCGAAGGTCTTTTTGCACAAATCGGCATTCAACGGGGCGCAATCATTTTAAGTATCAACGGCAGCCGTATTAACAGCGTCAACGATATGGCCGCAGCTTTCAAAGTAGCAGGCAATGGTATCCTCCGTTTTGAATGTGTCACGCCGGACGGCTCCCGTATTGTTTTTAATTTATCACTTGGCGCTTAA